In Dyadobacter sp. NIV53, a single window of DNA contains:
- a CDS encoding alginate lyase family protein: protein MRNAFSLVQLFKNMGIRYVVFRIWYMLQIKTGWLKIRFPKHTRQLQFVSLETWHNLPVQFFSKIDNPGIFKDQDFTSIKNRIELIHQNKFLFFSSNWFTVTDWHTNPETGFTYESNRHWSEIPDFFQEAGDIKYIWEKSRFTFLYDLIRYDFHFQKDQSRFVFDQIESWINSNPVNCGPNWKCGQEITLRVLNWTFALQYYKGSLNLTEQVFDKIINSIYRQMQHVEHNINFSRIAVRNNHALTETLGLYLTGLFYPFFPEGRRWKKKGREWFEKEIAYQIYEDGTFLQFSMNYHRVVIQLLTWALKLAALNEERWCDTVYNRVKKSIYFLRSCQDDKTGWLPNYGNNDGALFFPLTECHFRDFRPQLGSLADLLNIDLGYEPGIWQEEMFWLGGGKEELDKGSLGHGIEQGQAYILPSSLSSFPPMSVFPKSGYYVLRDSGMITFLRCGSYKDRPFQADNLHLDIWVNGENILRDTGSYKYNTDEKWSRYFMGTAGHNTVILGDSNQMRKGAGFVWYDWIRKAEGSWKLHEGGKDFVFEGHFEAFRQVGKGIKHTRKVRKKIGELFWEIEDQIENAPNKLLMKQLWHPSDIFFEQYSIHAFDENDDEIPPLISTGWYSGFYGEKEESKQITFISDKRYIRTVIRFKVVQTV, encoded by the coding sequence ATGAGAAATGCTTTTTCCCTCGTTCAGCTGTTTAAGAATATGGGAATACGTTATGTGGTTTTCAGAATCTGGTATATGCTGCAAATAAAAACCGGATGGCTAAAAATCCGTTTCCCGAAACATACCAGGCAATTACAATTTGTATCGTTAGAAACCTGGCATAATCTTCCGGTTCAGTTCTTTTCGAAAATAGATAATCCGGGAATTTTTAAAGATCAGGACTTTACTTCTATAAAAAACCGGATTGAATTAATCCATCAAAATAAATTTCTCTTTTTCAGTTCAAACTGGTTTACCGTTACAGATTGGCATACAAATCCTGAAACTGGTTTTACATATGAAAGTAATCGGCATTGGAGTGAAATTCCAGACTTTTTTCAGGAAGCAGGAGATATAAAATACATTTGGGAAAAATCAAGGTTTACTTTTCTGTATGATCTGATACGCTATGATTTCCATTTTCAGAAGGATCAATCCAGATTCGTTTTTGACCAGATAGAAAGCTGGATCAATTCAAATCCTGTCAATTGCGGGCCAAACTGGAAATGTGGACAAGAAATTACGCTACGCGTTTTAAACTGGACTTTTGCGCTTCAATATTATAAAGGCTCATTAAATCTTACTGAACAAGTTTTCGATAAAATTATCAACAGCATTTACAGACAAATGCAGCATGTAGAGCATAATATTAACTTTTCCCGAATTGCTGTGAGAAATAATCACGCTCTTACTGAAACACTGGGTTTGTACCTGACTGGCTTATTTTATCCGTTTTTTCCGGAAGGCAGACGTTGGAAAAAGAAAGGGAGAGAATGGTTTGAGAAAGAAATTGCATATCAGATTTATGAAGACGGAACGTTTCTGCAATTTTCCATGAATTATCATCGGGTTGTAATTCAGTTGCTAACCTGGGCGCTCAAATTAGCAGCATTGAATGAAGAACGATGGTGCGATACAGTTTATAACCGGGTTAAAAAATCCATTTACTTTCTCCGTTCATGCCAGGATGATAAGACAGGCTGGCTTCCCAATTATGGAAATAATGACGGCGCTCTTTTCTTTCCGTTAACCGAGTGTCATTTTCGGGATTTTCGCCCGCAACTTGGTTCCTTAGCTGATTTACTAAATATTGATTTAGGATATGAACCGGGAATTTGGCAGGAAGAAATGTTTTGGCTGGGGGGAGGAAAGGAGGAATTGGATAAAGGAAGTTTAGGGCATGGGATAGAGCAAGGGCAGGCTTATATCCTACCTTCTTCCCTTTCCTCCTTTCCTCCGATGTCAGTTTTCCCCAAAAGCGGTTATTACGTGTTACGGGATTCAGGTATGATCACTTTTCTTCGCTGTGGCAGTTATAAGGATCGTCCGTTTCAGGCTGATAACCTGCATTTGGATATTTGGGTGAATGGTGAAAATATTTTGCGTGATACCGGTTCTTACAAATATAATACAGACGAAAAATGGAGCCGTTATTTTATGGGAACGGCTGGACATAATACAGTAATATTAGGCGATTCTAACCAGATGCGTAAAGGAGCAGGATTCGTCTGGTATGATTGGATACGGAAAGCGGAGGGAAGTTGGAAACTGCATGAAGGAGGAAAGGACTTTGTCTTTGAAGGTCATTTTGAAGCGTTCAGGCAAGTAGGAAAAGGAATAAAACATACAAGGAAAGTCAGGAAAAAGATAGGCGAACTGTTTTGGGAAATAGAAGACCAGATAGAAAATGCTCCCAATAAATTGTTAATGAAACAGTTATGGCATCCATCCGACATCTTTTTCGAACAATATAGTATTCACGCATTTGATGAAAACGATGATGAAATACCTCCTTTAATTTCAACTGGCTGGTATTCCGGGTTTTATGGTGAAAAGGAAGAAAGTAAACAGATTACTTTTATCTCAGATAAACGTTATATCAGGACTGTTATTAGGTTTAAAGTTGTTCAAACTGTATAG
- a CDS encoding PIN domain-containing protein, with the protein MLIDRLIFRKPFDTFAFKLFTKVEENEIIAYTSIINLIHIHYQVRKTANESVTREMIQLISEIVIVHEISNAKHTKALLNTTIKDFEDAVQYELAISSQSDFFITRNLKDFPVSAPFIVCDAETYLYKYRLNE; encoded by the coding sequence ATTCTAATTGATCGCTTAATATTTAGAAAGCCATTTGACACCTTCGCATTCAAATTGTTTACAAAAGTTGAGGAAAATGAAATAATAGCATATACTTCTATTATAAATTTGATACATATTCATTATCAAGTAAGGAAAACTGCAAATGAATCGGTAACCAGAGAAATGATTCAACTAATTTCTGAAATTGTTATTGTTCACGAAATTTCGAATGCCAAACATACAAAAGCATTATTAAATACTACAATCAAAGATTTTGAAGATGCCGTTCAATACGAACTTGCAATATCATCCCAATCAGATTTTTTTATAACCCGTAATTTAAAAGACTTTCCGGTTTCAGCACCATTTATAGTGTGCGATGCCGAAACTTATCTCTACAAATACCGTCTCAACGAATAA
- a CDS encoding glycosyltransferase family 4 protein, protein MHILLIHQFFLKDDDGGGSRWNEMSRIWIEEGYQVTVLTGTVHYMGQQSDKTSRKYFAERVNKDGVKVISCHVSESYTTGFYKKLWAFISFIFSSIYGGIFYGKDQYDLIIVTSPPLFVGITAIVLSWWKQIPFLFEIRDLWPESAIEVGVLKNKLLIRFAYWFEQNVYRKAKLINVLTPAFREILIQEKNIPAEKIIYISNGADFPLADQIRADLDVSAFRKEYRLEGKFVIVYVGAHGIANHLIQIIEAATLLQNTNAHFLLIGDGKEKEELMTEVQKRKLLNIQFLNSVSKNDVFKYIMASDMGTSVLKKTEIFKTIYSNKTFDYFSCKKPVLMAIDGISRLLVEDADAGIFIEPENARDFADKVKYYIDRPHLLTSQGENGYHYAKVHFDRDDLAKKYLNYLTNYFGNHR, encoded by the coding sequence ATGCATATTTTACTTATTCATCAGTTTTTTCTGAAAGATGACGATGGCGGCGGTTCCAGATGGAATGAAATGAGTCGTATCTGGATAGAAGAAGGTTATCAGGTTACTGTTTTGACTGGCACGGTTCATTATATGGGACAGCAGTCAGATAAAACTTCCCGCAAATATTTTGCCGAACGAGTAAATAAAGATGGTGTAAAAGTGATTAGCTGCCATGTTTCCGAATCCTATACTACCGGTTTCTACAAAAAATTATGGGCATTTATCTCATTTATTTTTTCCAGTATTTATGGCGGGATATTTTATGGAAAAGATCAGTATGATTTGATCATTGTAACTTCGCCGCCGCTATTTGTAGGTATTACCGCAATTGTTCTTTCCTGGTGGAAACAAATTCCTTTTCTGTTTGAGATCAGAGATTTATGGCCGGAATCTGCTATTGAAGTTGGGGTTTTGAAAAACAAATTACTGATCAGGTTTGCTTATTGGTTTGAGCAAAATGTTTATCGCAAAGCCAAACTGATCAATGTTTTAACACCTGCTTTTCGCGAAATCCTGATCCAGGAGAAAAATATTCCGGCTGAAAAAATCATTTACATTTCTAATGGAGCGGATTTTCCATTGGCAGATCAGATTCGTGCTGATTTGGACGTTTCTGCTTTTCGAAAAGAATATCGGCTGGAAGGAAAGTTTGTTATAGTTTATGTAGGAGCGCATGGTATTGCGAATCACCTGATACAGATTATTGAGGCAGCCACTTTATTACAGAATACAAATGCTCACTTTTTGCTGATCGGTGATGGAAAAGAGAAAGAAGAATTGATGACAGAAGTACAAAAACGTAAACTTCTTAATATTCAGTTTTTAAATTCTGTATCGAAAAATGATGTATTCAAATATATTATGGCATCCGATATGGGAACTTCTGTTTTGAAAAAAACTGAAATTTTCAAAACGATCTATTCCAATAAAACCTTCGATTATTTTTCCTGTAAAAAACCTGTTTTAATGGCTATTGACGGAATTTCCAGGCTATTGGTTGAAGATGCGGATGCCGGTATTTTTATTGAGCCGGAAAATGCCAGGGATTTTGCTGATAAAGTCAAATACTACATTGACCGTCCTCATTTGCTGACTAGCCAGGGAGAAAACGGATATCATTATGCAAAGGTGCATTTTGACAGGGATGATTTGGCTAAAAAGTATTTGAATTATCTGACAAATTATTTTGGAAATCATCGGTAG
- a CDS encoding thioredoxin family protein has protein sequence MKNIADLFPLSVTKTAYSYAEYMELMETVVLENRTTGPKQSEDMNYYTKLNLSRMQRLNKKVEITDELTSAIEQIEIPQTWFILTEAWCGDAAQNVPVIAAAVLSNPLISIKLLLRDENPEIMDQYTTDGGRSIPKLIAVDEEFNELFTWGPRPEGAHKLLLQYKTNSAAGGPVQTHKEFAADVQRWYIADKSESVQKELTTILEALLVEK, from the coding sequence ATGAAAAACATAGCAGATTTATTCCCGCTTTCAGTAACAAAAACCGCTTACTCCTATGCTGAATATATGGAATTGATGGAAACCGTAGTTTTGGAAAACAGGACAACCGGGCCAAAGCAATCGGAAGATATGAATTATTACACTAAGCTGAATTTGTCGAGAATGCAGCGACTGAATAAAAAAGTAGAAATTACGGATGAACTTACAAGTGCCATTGAGCAGATCGAAATACCACAGACCTGGTTTATTCTAACCGAAGCATGGTGTGGTGATGCCGCCCAGAATGTTCCTGTGATTGCGGCAGCTGTATTATCTAATCCTTTGATCAGTATAAAGTTGCTTCTTCGTGATGAAAATCCTGAGATCATGGATCAGTATACGACTGACGGCGGGCGTTCGATTCCTAAGCTGATTGCTGTGGATGAGGAGTTTAATGAACTATTCACATGGGGCCCGCGGCCGGAGGGTGCTCATAAATTGCTGCTCCAATATAAAACAAATTCTGCGGCAGGTGGTCCTGTCCAAACACATAAAGAATTCGCAGCAGATGTACAGCGCTGGTATATTGCTGATAAATCAGAATCGGTTCAAAAAGAATTAACGACGATTTTGGAAGCTCTGCTGGTAGAAAAGTAA
- a CDS encoding 4Fe-4S binding protein translates to MSTYFKNISDGIGTTLKGMSITWRHLWQARKRRTFTDIRSGSFFDLQEGMVTIQYPQEVIPIPDNGRYRLHNEMDDCIVCDKCVKVCPVDCIEIEPIRAIEEVGRASDGSPIRLYAAKFDIDMAKCCYCGLCTTVCPTECLTMTKTFDYSELDVRDMVYSYANLSQEEADEKRALLEQFQKEKEALKAAQKPATASEVTPTIPAARPAFKPTIKPKPQETEAKEEVPLTAKAKPVFQPRKPTPVIAKTEQDESKPEEGIQKNLPPKLPFKPSMKPKVEKHLEPNEVAAEVNSLNIVADDSAAGDPEILISEAKVVPTPAKPAFRPTMKPKADAAINPETPVSKTSEEVPVAKPIFRPTMKPKTDTTINPIDPAAGEPETPVSKTSEEVPVAKPIFRPTMKPKINPAPIIDEPASELKTEENINETEVVAKMNEDEIIPEKEEVPKAKPAFRPTMKPKPKQE, encoded by the coding sequence TTGTCGACTTACTTTAAAAATATATCGGATGGAATAGGCACTACCCTGAAAGGGATGAGCATTACGTGGCGGCATTTGTGGCAGGCACGCAAACGCCGCACGTTCACAGATATTCGTTCCGGAAGTTTTTTTGATCTTCAGGAAGGAATGGTGACTATCCAATACCCACAGGAGGTAATTCCTATTCCGGATAACGGCCGTTATCGTCTGCACAATGAGATGGATGACTGCATTGTGTGCGATAAATGCGTAAAAGTATGTCCGGTTGATTGCATCGAAATCGAGCCGATCCGTGCGATTGAAGAGGTCGGGCGGGCTTCGGATGGTTCGCCAATCCGGTTGTATGCAGCAAAATTTGACATTGATATGGCAAAATGCTGTTACTGTGGACTTTGCACAACGGTATGCCCAACGGAATGTCTGACTATGACTAAGACCTTTGATTATAGTGAGCTGGATGTCAGGGATATGGTTTATAGTTATGCTAATCTGAGCCAGGAGGAAGCGGATGAAAAGCGGGCCTTGCTTGAACAATTCCAGAAAGAAAAAGAAGCACTGAAAGCCGCCCAAAAACCGGCAACTGCATCAGAAGTAACGCCAACAATTCCGGCGGCGCGTCCCGCTTTCAAACCGACAATCAAACCGAAACCACAGGAAACCGAGGCTAAAGAAGAAGTTCCGCTTACAGCAAAAGCTAAACCTGTTTTTCAGCCGCGTAAACCTACACCGGTTATTGCAAAAACAGAACAGGACGAATCAAAACCGGAGGAAGGAATTCAAAAAAACCTACCTCCAAAGTTACCTTTCAAGCCTTCTATGAAGCCAAAGGTTGAAAAGCATTTGGAACCGAATGAAGTTGCGGCAGAAGTTAACTCTCTTAATATTGTGGCGGACGACTCCGCTGCAGGTGATCCCGAAATTTTAATTTCAGAAGCAAAAGTTGTACCAACACCTGCCAAACCAGCCTTCCGTCCAACGATGAAGCCAAAGGCAGACGCAGCAATAAATCCTGAAACTCCTGTCTCAAAAACTTCTGAGGAGGTGCCAGTTGCGAAACCGATTTTCCGGCCAACAATGAAGCCGAAAACTGATACAACCATAAATCCCATTGATCCTGCGGCAGGCGAACCTGAAACTCCTGTCTCAAAAACTTCTGAGGAGGTGCCAGTTGCGAAACCGATTTTCCGGCCAACAATGAAACCGAAAATCAATCCGGCTCCTATTATTGACGAACCAGCTTCTGAATTAAAAACGGAAGAGAATATTAATGAAACAGAAGTTGTTGCTAAAATGAATGAAGACGAAATTATCCCTGAAAAGGAAGAAGTGCCAAAAGCCAAACCAGCATTTCGGCCAACGATGAAACCGAAACCAAAACAGGAATAA
- a CDS encoding NADH-quinone oxidoreductase subunit J yields the protein MEATAFYGFSILAIASALFILFSRNLIYAAFALFMAFLGIAALYVLAGADFLAVTQIMVYVGGILVLLIFGIMLTQKTNKEAISSTPNRVEVPLTRVIWGFLIGSGAFVFLSYIILSSQFKMNGNIISSKSTIQTIGVELMTSHLLPFEIAAILLLVALIGAAYLALNRNPAS from the coding sequence ATGGAAGCGACAGCATTTTACGGCTTTTCTATACTTGCCATTGCCTCGGCACTTTTTATATTATTTTCGAGAAATCTTATCTACGCGGCATTTGCTTTGTTTATGGCATTTTTGGGAATAGCGGCATTATATGTGTTGGCAGGTGCTGATTTTCTGGCAGTTACACAAATTATGGTATATGTGGGTGGAATACTGGTACTGCTTATTTTTGGTATTATGCTTACGCAGAAAACAAATAAAGAAGCCATATCTTCTACACCAAACAGAGTAGAAGTGCCGTTAACACGCGTGATCTGGGGATTTTTGATAGGTAGTGGCGCATTTGTTTTTTTAAGCTATATCATCTTAAGTTCACAGTTTAAAATGAACGGGAATATCATCAGCAGCAAATCAACTATCCAAACCATAGGTGTAGAATTAATGACAAGCCATCTTTTACCATTTGAAATCGCAGCAATTTTATTGTTAGTCGCTTTAATTGGTGCGGCTTATCTGGCGTTAAACCGTAATCCTGCTTCATGA
- the nuoK gene encoding NADH-quinone oxidoreductase subunit NuoK yields the protein MNIIPLEHYLIVAAALFSIGLTITITKRHFIGILLGIELMLNAVNLNLVAFSRYDPEKLSGQLFALFVIVVAAAEVTVALAIILRVYGHFKTVDPDKVSELKK from the coding sequence ATGAATATCATTCCTTTAGAACATTATCTGATCGTAGCCGCGGCACTCTTTAGTATCGGATTGACAATTACTATTACAAAGCGGCATTTTATAGGAATATTGCTGGGTATTGAACTCATGCTGAATGCCGTTAACTTAAATCTTGTTGCATTCAGCCGCTATGATCCTGAGAAACTAAGCGGCCAATTATTTGCACTTTTTGTAATTGTCGTTGCCGCTGCGGAAGTAACTGTTGCATTAGCAATTATCCTGCGGGTCTATGGGCATTTCAAAACGGTCGACCCGGATAAAGTGAGTGAGTTGAAAAAGTAA
- a CDS encoding DMT family transporter: MNWFFLLLAFLIGISNAVQSGVNVQLRESLGNPILAALISFGIGTLVLAIAFACFNKNPIPNISEFRQIPYTRFLGGLLGAFYVLTVVFIVRDIGPANMICLVVAGQMIAAITIDHFGFQGFAIHHITLPRIAGAVLLVAGVYLILKN; the protein is encoded by the coding sequence ATGAATTGGTTTTTCCTCTTGCTAGCCTTTTTAATTGGTATTTCAAATGCGGTTCAGTCCGGGGTAAATGTGCAGCTACGCGAATCATTAGGTAATCCCATTCTTGCAGCACTCATATCTTTTGGAATAGGTACGTTGGTTTTGGCTATTGCTTTTGCCTGTTTTAATAAAAATCCTATACCCAATATTTCAGAATTCAGGCAAATTCCATACACTCGTTTTTTAGGTGGGCTCCTCGGCGCATTTTATGTACTTACTGTTGTCTTCATTGTCAGGGATATCGGCCCCGCCAACATGATATGCCTCGTAGTAGCCGGACAAATGATTGCCGCCATTACGATTGATCACTTTGGCTTCCAGGGCTTTGCCATACATCATATCACACTCCCAAGAATTGCCGGTGCAGTGTTGCTTGTGGCTGGCGTTTATTTGATTTTGAAGAATTAA
- a CDS encoding alpha-2-macroglobulin family protein, whose amino-acid sequence MTATLIRPLDASDMPLTVAHGFAPVLVEDAKRNLSVAITSVEKSRSKTKQQIRIKTQPNTQVTLAVVDEGILQIKNTKTPDIHGYFYQKRALEVTSHDLYALLFPELNISGTSSFGGDGYDLEKRVNPLSNGRTELVSFWSGILTTNGNGEATFDVNIPQFSGDLRVMVVAYKDNAFGSATKNMKVADPVVISAGLPRFLSPGDELILPVNISNTENKAANATVTLQLSGQLAAGAIPSVQKIMIPAGKETRAVFSLKALQAIGIGKISVKVNAFGETFTQETELTIRPASPLLKTSQSGLIAGGKQGIIDLTNSFIPATSQSQVILSRSPLVQGGGKALATLLGYPFGCLEQTVSKAFPQIYFSDLTKAMATPVYMVRNGESDFNPMTNVQQAIRKIESLQLFNGGMAMWPGATQEDWWTTAYAVHFLEEARRAGFETNGKTLSKATDYLTGKTGVTSTKEVITASTGNGLAYGGEPSSGTQTRKTVVRREAIYSIYVLALTGHPNRSSMNYYKQNAQLLTIDAKYLLAAAFQLAGDTRSFTALLPKNYSVETGTQVFDDSYSSPLRNLALVLNTLIETDPDNLQITPLARQLSKAVQSASYINTQEAAFAVLALGKIAKQTSGSTVIASVTLNGKNLAKFEGKEVKLSKAISNQKLAVTTQGKGNLFWFAQNEGMSATGAYVEEDQGLHIRRSFLTREGKPIGQLHKNDLVIVKLSLSSINGLPIENVVITDLLPAGLEIENPRITEPLDMPWIKNAAIPEYLDIRDDRIHFFTTANKSEKSFYYQVRVISKGIFTVGPAAADAMYQGEYRSYSGGGKLKVE is encoded by the coding sequence GTGACTGCAACTTTGATTCGCCCGCTGGATGCATCGGATATGCCTTTGACAGTCGCACATGGTTTTGCACCTGTTCTGGTAGAAGATGCTAAACGAAATTTGTCCGTTGCAATCACATCAGTTGAAAAATCACGATCGAAAACGAAACAACAGATCAGGATTAAAACACAACCCAATACGCAGGTAACATTAGCCGTTGTAGATGAAGGAATTTTACAGATTAAAAATACCAAAACGCCGGATATTCATGGTTATTTTTACCAAAAACGAGCACTGGAAGTTACCAGTCATGATTTGTATGCATTGCTTTTCCCCGAACTGAATATTTCAGGAACATCCAGTTTTGGAGGAGACGGCTATGATCTGGAAAAACGCGTAAATCCATTAAGCAACGGACGCACAGAACTGGTTTCGTTCTGGAGCGGAATACTCACTACCAATGGAAACGGCGAAGCAACGTTTGATGTAAACATTCCGCAATTTAGCGGCGATCTGCGTGTGATGGTTGTGGCTTATAAAGACAATGCTTTTGGCTCCGCTACAAAAAACATGAAGGTTGCCGACCCGGTGGTAATCAGTGCCGGTTTACCTCGTTTTTTAAGTCCGGGTGACGAACTGATACTTCCGGTTAATATAAGCAATACGGAAAATAAAGCTGCCAATGCTACGGTTACATTGCAATTGAGCGGTCAACTGGCGGCTGGAGCGATTCCTTCCGTGCAAAAAATAATGATTCCGGCAGGCAAAGAAACGCGTGCGGTTTTTTCACTGAAAGCATTACAGGCAATTGGTATTGGCAAGATTTCCGTAAAAGTTAATGCATTTGGCGAAACCTTTACGCAGGAAACCGAACTGACAATCCGCCCGGCATCACCACTTTTAAAAACCAGTCAGTCGGGATTAATTGCTGGCGGAAAACAGGGAATTATTGACCTGACTAATTCTTTTATTCCCGCAACCAGCCAAAGCCAGGTAATATTGAGCCGCTCACCTTTAGTTCAGGGCGGCGGTAAAGCGTTGGCTACTTTGCTGGGTTATCCTTTTGGCTGTCTGGAACAAACGGTTTCAAAAGCCTTTCCACAAATCTATTTTTCTGATCTTACCAAAGCCATGGCCACACCGGTTTACATGGTGAGGAATGGTGAAAGTGATTTTAATCCTATGACAAATGTGCAACAGGCAATTCGTAAAATAGAATCGCTGCAGCTTTTTAATGGCGGAATGGCGATGTGGCCCGGAGCGACGCAGGAAGATTGGTGGACGACGGCTTATGCGGTTCATTTTCTGGAAGAAGCGCGTCGGGCAGGATTTGAAACAAACGGAAAAACACTGAGCAAAGCCACGGATTATTTAACCGGAAAAACCGGCGTAACATCAACCAAAGAAGTAATTACAGCAAGTACTGGTAACGGATTGGCATACGGAGGCGAACCTTCATCGGGCACTCAGACAAGAAAAACGGTTGTACGAAGAGAAGCTATTTATTCAATTTATGTACTTGCTTTGACCGGCCATCCAAACCGGTCTTCCATGAACTATTACAAACAAAATGCTCAGCTTCTGACAATTGATGCCAAATATTTACTCGCAGCTGCTTTTCAACTGGCTGGAGACACAAGAAGTTTCACAGCATTATTACCAAAAAATTATTCAGTAGAAACAGGTACGCAGGTTTTCGATGACAGCTATTCTTCGCCATTACGAAATCTGGCATTAGTTTTAAATACTTTAATAGAAACAGATCCTGATAATTTACAAATTACACCATTAGCCCGTCAGTTATCCAAAGCCGTACAATCTGCTTCATATATCAATACACAGGAAGCAGCATTTGCTGTATTGGCACTCGGTAAAATTGCGAAGCAAACTTCGGGATCAACCGTAATTGCATCTGTTACCTTGAATGGGAAAAATCTGGCTAAATTTGAAGGAAAGGAAGTAAAACTATCTAAAGCCATTTCCAATCAAAAACTTGCAGTAACAACTCAGGGAAAAGGAAACTTGTTTTGGTTTGCACAAAATGAAGGCATGTCTGCTACGGGCGCTTATGTGGAAGAAGATCAGGGATTGCACATCAGGCGTTCATTTCTTACCAGAGAAGGGAAACCGATTGGACAGTTACACAAGAATGATCTAGTGATCGTAAAATTATCACTATCCAGCATCAATGGATTGCCTATAGAAAATGTGGTAATAACTGATTTGCTACCAGCTGGTCTTGAAATAGAAAATCCCCGTATTACCGAACCACTTGATATGCCCTGGATTAAAAATGCTGCTATACCGGAGTACCTGGATATCCGCGACGACCGCATCCATTTTTTTACTACTGCCAATAAATCTGAAAAATCATTTTATTACCAGGTGAGAGTCATTTCCAAAGGTATATTTACAGTTGGACCGGCAGCAGCAGATGCGATGTATCAGGGTGAGTACAGGAGTTATTCGGGTGGCGGTAAGTTGAAGGTGGAGTGA